In the genome of Ananas comosus cultivar F153 unplaced genomic scaffold, ASM154086v1, whole genome shotgun sequence, the window GCGGCTCCTCCTCTGCTGTGCTTCCTCATCACTCGCCTTTGGCGGCGCAGAGCGCGGATGACGAGCCCGGCGGGAAGTTTGACGAGGGCGAGGACGACGAGGTTGAGGAGGCCGCAGGGACAGCAGCACCAGATGGCCGCACACTCCGCTGCCGTCTCCCCAGCCATCTCCGCTATCCGCCGCCGGCCCAGTGGCTTTGAGGCAGAGGCGGCATCCGGCTGCCGTTGGGCGAGTGCCGTCGGACCACGGAGAAGAAGCTTCCTCTGCGCCGTTGCTGTCTTCCCCTGATCGCCGCCCATTATCGACTCTGCACGAGCTCGCATCAATTCTGTTTTTCGGACCACCTCATGGCCGGTGCACCCCACCCAGCCTTCTCTTGCTGGTTGCTCTTCCGCGGAAAGAGGAGGAGGCCGACAGCGAGACGAACCAATCAATTAATTACTAGCTAACCCAACGATAAGGATCTCGATCGGAGCCCGGCGCCGCGCGGGGACCCGGGAAGGAGCAGAGGTCAGAGGAAGGCCTCCATCGTAATTAAATTAAGGCTCCCCTCCAACGCCCACCTCAGCCCAGCCTAGCCGATTAGGGACGGGACGCGCGCCTAACTCCCGGCGACCCGAAGGACGACGGACGACGGACGACGGGTTATAAGCAGCCGACCGAAAAGGATGAAAAATCCCTGATTGGCCTAAAATAGTAAAGATACTTACGAGACTCACCCCCTCCTGCGGAGGACGGGATGGATCCCCCTAGGATCGGAGATTGGAGTAGTTGGCGTGTGCTATTATTAGGAGGAGAGTGGATGGATGGGTCTCACCCATCCGGATCGCTCGCGCAATCGCCCCTTCGGCTCCGGGTTCGCCTGATTAGTAGAAACGGACAGCTTGCTTATGGTgatgatgctgctgctgctatggCGCCTGCCCTGCCCTGCCGCTGTATAAGAACTACCTACTTTTCTCAACCGGGGGAGGGAGAAACCAAAAACCGCGCGGAGGATGAGACGGACGGAACCGAGCAAACCTACGTACCTTCTGCTCTATCCTAAATATCTGTCGCTGTCAAGCCCCCGACGGCCCCACACGCGCCCCCCAGAatagaagaagagaaacagGTAATTAAGAATATTATCAAGGGAGggaggaaggaaggaaggaaggaaggaaggcAAGAGCCGCTGCTGCGGCACTACTACTTGAAGTTCCGTCTTGCAGATGCCGACACTGATGGATGGATAGCGGAAGCCGAGTCAGCACAGACCCCACCCTGCCATGGTGTATGGGTCCTGCGAAGAAGGGATTAGGGAAGCATATGCTGGAGTGAGTCCGTCCCTATGCGACGCCCTCAGGTTGCCGAGCAGTCAGCATATGTATAGGAAAGAGACGCCGGGTTCTCCTGTTTTGTGGACGCTCAGGCCCCTGTCCGACGTGGTTCCCGCTGCGTGTGAAATGTGAATCCTATTGCCAATTAATTAGAGGAAAGAGTAACATCAGGCCTCGTTCGCAGTCGGACGTTGCTGGAATATTATCCGCAATTTGACTGAGCGCGTGAATAATGTGTCGGACGCCACAGACACGTCGGATGACGCGAACGTTCTACTGGCCAtaccacccccacccccaccccccaatatatatacaaatatatatagaactaggttaATATTAATATGCTATTAATcacaccaagtcattggtgctatctTTCTACATAGTAATTAGATATATGTCATTTGCATGGGTCATCTCTCCTAATCTTAAATTGAACACCAGCAGTCTACTACATTTGTTGCGTTTTTTATTATTGACAgatccataaaaaaaataaaattttaaaaaaggcaCGGCATCTAGGCATTCAATCTCGCAAAGTTTAGCAGAAGCAACCGTAACTTCATATGTTTCGAGAAACTTCTTAATGCTGGACACCGCCCGAAATTTGTTTttttcagagaaaaaaaatattctaagaACTTGGACGAACTTCATTTCAAAAAGCAATACTTCAGTAAGTTATATAAATCCGgatcatttatttttctaaataagtGATGGAAATATAACAAGACTCTAGAGGTAAAGTACTAACCAATCACCATATACATATCTAGAGgatattttagtttttgcagAATATTTTGGTCGACAATACCAGTTTTATACAATTAAAAGTAGTATAAACTTCTCAAATATCTACAATAATAAtcgaaatttaaattacatccaaattataaatttaatttggaaacaacatataaaactTAATTACGAATCAAAttccatttttttaaatataaggctcaaatttaaaataaagctttcaattcaaattccaaatttcaaactaaatcagaaattaaaatttggctttaagattaaaagtacaatttagattaaaattttaaaagtttaatttagatttcaaaattaaaattttacatttcaataccaaattcaaaaattaaatttaaatttaatatttttttgagttggATACTGAGCAAATTGGATATGATATAATTTAGTAACTAACAAAACTAAATAAGAAATACTAACAAATTCACAGGACACTAacaaatttggtatatactACTAATTCTTTACCAATATTGTCATGTTAACTAATCCAAATCGATAACCTATAAATCTCAACTATATCTTTTCCTAATtaagaattatattttaatatttatggtgTATTAAAACATTCCTCTcacaatatatttttcttagtgACATTATCACAAGCTACTTTTGTTATCACAAGCAACCATTCCTCTCACAATATATTTTTcctacttaatgaatgaagcgcaTAGCTTGCtacatttttttcaaaaaatgtaTTATCACAAGCAACCAtaacttcgtttttttttttttttttttataagaaactTCTTGATGCTGGTCACCGCCTGAAATTTGTTTATTTCAGAGCAAAAGGAATATTCTAAGAACATCCAAATTAATGAAATCAGTTTGCAATCAGTGGCACGAACTAGTACGCTGAGGTTCAACTGAGGAAAGAAATGAATGACGAGCAGAAGAGAAAAGCTAGCCAcatgtacttttttattttgcccCTTCTTGTTGGTCATCAATGCTTCAACATTTTAGCCAGTTATATATTCTTCTGGCATTGTCCACATCTTATATTACCATAAAAAGGGACGGAAGCCCTGACAGTGTTTGTTGCATCCATTTGAATCTGACTTCGACAAAAGCAAAAATCTATCAGGTTAGATTAGTATCATTGCCACCCTGACGGCATGTGTAATATCCATTTGAATCAGACTCTGAAACAAGCAGATATATATAAGATCAACTGAAACAGGCAGACGTCCATCAGATTAGATTAATACCATCATTGCGTTCTTGTTAGAACTTGAAAGAGCTTGATGGTTTCCTCCTCCACAAAGGTTCCCAACAAAACAAGATGGAGCCTTCTATTCTCAAGTTAACTGAGAGGATCAACTATGGCAAGCAACGGATAGAAAGATCATTGGAAGCAATGGACTTGAGATCAAATGAAGCAGGTAAGCCAAAGCTCGCACTTTCAGTGTTTCACAAAACAATTCCTTAAAATGCTATTTTGCATTCCATCGTGCCCTATTTGGCAGTAAAATAAAGCAAATTTATACATGGCCCTATCTATCTGACGCAGCAACTGACTGCCACAGAGGTCAAATAGTCAGTCTGAAAGAAATGGAGAAACAGAATACAAGCACCTAATGAAACAAAACGCTACTAATTGATTCTTTTTATCGCTCCGATCTCTCTCCAGATTCTGCCTGAGACCCTGAGCTTCAGCTCCTTTCTGTCACCACCGGAAAAGTAGAGGGCCAGGCTCCTCTGCAGTACAAGCCCATCGTGGCTATCCCGAACTGCTCTGTGGTGGGTCCGGATGCTGCGGGGAACACCCTGCCATGTTAACTTCCTCCCGTTCCCACCAACCTCTAAGCAATAACTGAACTTCCTCGCTTCTGATTCCTCACCAATAAAGCGAACAAAAGCCATATACATTGGTTCACGCCCAAGCAGGAATGCCTCGAAATGTAGACAGAAGTAATAGCCAAAGCAGTTAAATAGCTACGAAGCCACCAGCGAACCACATAAACAGCTTGTTAGACTACTGAGAGAAGGTCCAAGAAACTAATATAAGAAAACTAACGAAGAACTAGCCCTTGATTCTTTCAAAGCTAAAACTTCCACCCTCTAACATTTATGGCGATTATAAATGCAGAGATCAGATTTCGAAAATAGGCACAAGTATAGAAATCAGAGCTTACAGTTAAAGTCCATGCCAGGTTATCAACTGAACAAGGGTCCTGTTTAACATAACGATGGTTGAAGGTACATCCTGCTTGAAGGTCAACCTTGTGGGTCTCCtgaagatgagagagaagagcAGGGATGTCCCCACTGAAGGGACAGTTTGATCCTGGATGTGGACATAAATATGGCTTGAAGATGCACTGTGCTTCATGCTGCAGCTTGTTGTAGTAAGGGAACATTTCACTGCAGCCATAATGATGGTAAGTACAGGGCAAATGAAGAACAACGGCAAACTTCTCCAGTGCCAAGCATCTTATGTTGCCTATTTCCTTTCTGCATATTGGGCATTTATTGTTAACTTTGTTTCTGCAGGAATTACAGAGAGTATGCCCACTCGGACACTgcacaagaaaagaaacaaaagagttTTAGACCTTCTCAATATAAAAGCACCTACCATGACACTGGATTGCCACAGAATAACTTCCTGTTTAAAGTACATATGAATGGATATAACTGATGGTTGATAAAATGTGAAGCTGATTTAGTCATGCAAGCAGCTAGCTGAAACGAAGGGAATGACATATCAGCAAATGCATTCTTTTGCTCACTGTCACCTTGCTATAGGAGCAACGCATGTGTAAAGCATTCTTAacgattaaatctaaataaattaacCTTTAGAGAAACAACTCTGAACAAGGAAGACAGCACTGTGCATGTGCAACAACATGCATGCTTCCAATGAACAGAAGTCGATAAGATTAAGAAGTTTGTGTGCAGGTTCTACTCAAAGTCAGAGTATGAGAACGTTTGAAGATGTGAGGAAACCACTGCATAGAAATTTAACATCGTAACTGTGGCTAACACTTTGATAGATTTTGGTTGTTTCTTATGGTTATTCAAACAACCCATCGAGTCCAACTGGAAGGTTGGATGTGCTTATTAGCAAACTCTTTTTACCAGTTTCAAGATTGAAGCTGAAAACTTGACTTGTTATGGGCAATTTTAAGCCACTTTGGAAAATTCAAGTCAGGACAATCTTATAAATGCGCACATGCAAGGTAAACCAGCTATCAAGGTTATGTATTTCATTTTTTATGTTCATTATTGGCACAACATTGACACAAATAAAACTCATCATTAGAGGAGAACTTGAGTCATTTCAGCATAATGGCATACAGACAGACCTGCTGTATAGGTGGAAACATAGAGTTACTGCACACCAGACACTCCAGTAGTCCATCGATGTCACCGCTTTTAAGCACAATAGGCTTTTTGCCAATTTTAGATTGGGAGCCGGGCTGTTCATTTGAACTGGTAGGTTTGCAGTTAGAATCCTCAGATACCGAAGGTAATTCTTCCATACTTCTAGACTGAGCAGCTGAAGACTATCCTGTATACTAGTGTTTTTTTCCTAGCTTAAGATAAGTCATGTTGCAATATGCATCCATACAAAGTCGTCCTACTCATTTTACTTCATGTATACAAGTGGAGCAGATCAAATAGTAAACCCTATTATCTTGACGTCTGGAATTTGATGCACATCAGTGTCATGTCAAGTTGAACAAAATCTTTATCACACAATATGCCAGCATCTATAACTGATTTACTTTTCCATGCTGTACAAATATACTCGTGTGTACCATGCTAAATCACTTGGCTCTCCAACTTCAGATGCATCTTAAGAACAAAGTCTGCCACAGATAGAGAGTAATTAGTGCCATTCTAGATGAAGAATgcagcaaataaaataaagaacaaagtagaCTACGGCTTTATCACTATCATGTATACAACATCAAACACGGGAAACAAATGGGAAAGAGAATTTCATTATCTTAACTTAGGCTTGAATGCTTGTCCTTCATGCAGGTACTAGTTATTAATTAGGAGGGGAAAAAATTACACCAGAAACATtggcatcatcatcatcttgtTGGATGTGGTAAACAATAGGGATGTGATCTACTGGATACTCTCGAAATTTGATGTGGTGGTCCATCAGCAGAGCATTAACTTGTTCGTTTGCCAATCAACCTTTGGTGATTTTCCACCCACATTCCTGACTAAAGACTGTCAAAACGGTACGGATAAACAAGCAAAACTAGCATCACTGGCTTTGAGATCATTACAGAGATTTTGCTGGGTGCCATATAGTTCTATACGTCTGTAGAAAGGTATACTTACAAAGACGAATTTTCACAAGTGATTGAAATATCACAAACAGAGTCTCCAATATTACGAACTAAACGGCATCAATAGCATAAGCAGTGGATATCGTCAGGAAACAATGCTCAGCCAGATTTACCTTTGTTAGCTACGAATAATGAAAGGATAAGAACAACAGAAGGGCATGCACTTGACAAATAATCGCAGACTAGCTCGTCAGCCCAAGCGCTACAGCACCGAGTAAACAGTGCAATGCAAGCAATACATCAACAGCCAACAAGATAAGGCAAAAGATGTGGAGTGAGAAAAATGTATGTCTGCAACATTAGGCTGATCCTTCAAGATTCTCAATACATGCTGAAATTGCCAGCAGCAAAAGGATAATCATTTCAAAGTTAAGTTAAAAGTAGAATTACGCTAAAGAGAAGCAGTTATCGAATTCATGCATCTTATTCCTCCTCCACAAAAATGAATCTGGACTGCAATATTCTCCCCTCCCCCACCCGCCACTCCGCTTgagggaatcggaatcggaatcggagaGGATTCACCGGGGAATAAATTTAGGACGATAAGGATTCGCAATGCAATCAGAGGAGAGGTTGGTTGGCTGGTTGGTAGCCGAAGCATAGATATGATATTAAAACCGAATATCCATCCCCAATTTCAAACTACAATAATCAATCGAGGTCCATTCATTTATTCAAGCAAAGGGAATCGATTGGGCGGATGAGATCCCATCGGCTGCAGCCAAATAGATATGCATACGTACGCGCgcacaaaaacgaaaaatggaAATCACATACATTGCGGCAAACTCACGAGAGGTGGTGGAAGAATAATAATGTAGAGAAATGAGCCCTCAAACATGCATGCTCCGCTTAATTGATTGATTTCCCTCTTATTCCAATCTAGACAGATTTGGCAagagaggagatgagagagagagagagagagaggagagagagagagagactcgaAGATGGTGGTGTATGTTGGTACGAAAGGGGAGAAAATAAGAAATGAGAGGTACGGAGAACGGCACGGACTCGAACGGAGGGGGAAGGGAGGGGAACAACCCCAAaatggttttttattttattttttaaacccGCCTATAACAACAATCCCAAATCTCAACCTCGCCGCATGTACGATTTCCGACCGTACGAGCCTTTAAACGGCTAGAGATTTTTCTGCGCAGTACCAGAAATGCGTCGAGACGGTTTCCAACACTTGACAGATGATGGACGGACTTGATAGCCAGCCAATTTGCTGTCCGGTGGTGATTGCGCTCCAGACTCGAGAGAAGATTTAGgaagttaataataataattgttattataaactaactaactaactaatcCCGCAAACGTGACACGTACGTGGGAGATAGATTACTTTTAAGAAACAACAGCATATTCTTTCTTAagtaatgaaatattaaaaatatttgcatTCACTCTTtcaaagacaaaataaaaagagatcCAGAAAGAGATCTGTAGGAGGATCCAAAGTAGGCTACGAAGCTTTCCCTAAGATTGGTTATTAGAAAGCAATTCAGTTGTTTAGAAGCAGAGTACTGAAGCAATCACGGAACAGCAAGCCTTCTTTCCCCAAGAATCTCGATTTTGGACTATATGAGACCAATAGTCAGGGTTTTTGTCGGTGGAGGAGCTTCGAGATGATTCAATGCACCACTGTAATCCCTTGGCACCCAATCATGGCTATCAAGGCAGAATTTTGATATCCGGGAGAAGAGGTCTTAATAGGCTAAATTCCCTGCTTCCTCCTAATTCTGTTCCTGTAATGAATCTTTGAATTCAATGAAAATCAATGAAAATCCGCCTCCAGGCATACCattcttttatataaaaaaaaaaaaaaaggaaaaaaagagtgGAGCCTTCCCTCTATGATTTAAATTGTAGTAACACAATATACAGTGTTCATATCACTTGTTAAAGAGATCAAGTGCATGAGATCAGACATAGTGACATGACCGCCGTGGATTATAAATGCTCATGGAATTGATGAAAGGATATCATTCTTGAGAAGAATGGCGTTCAATTTACCAACAAGAAATTAAGCGGATTTTGCTTCAGCAAGCTCCCAACTAAAGGGGATTTTGCCATCCATCTACCGCCAACTGTGATGAAATCAAATCTGCTCGATTCACAGATTATGTACAGACCACAAATCAAGAACATATAGTTAGACAAAATGTACGCTAGATTTCATCTCCTCATGCAAAACAAAGCTGATTCAACCTTCGCATTGCCAAATTTAGTTTGGCATGTAGCTCGTCCAAGCTTCTCATCCCCTGCTGCACATACTCCTCGCACATTCTGATCTCTTCCTCTTTCAAGTCCACTTGGAATATGCAGTCTTGAAAGTCGATAAACAAGCTTCCAAATTCAGCCCTACCATCCTCGATCATCTCTGAGAACATCTTCATCTCCCGGACAACCTGCTGGTACTCCAGCTCAGCCTCCTGCAGTGATATGGAAGAGGACTTTATTCCTGCTTCAAGGCTTCCAATCTGGGCATCCAGTGCTTCCGATTTTGACATTAAACCTGCAGTCTCCTTCCGTACCGTAACAAGCTGTTCACGTGACTGCTTCATCTCAGTTAATAGTTTTGTGCGCTCTTCCTCGGACTTGAGAAGCTCAGAAGCTTTCACAAAGTTCAGGGAGGATGATTTGGGTGCTGCAACATTATCGATTGCAAATAGAACCCTTTCATTCTCCTTCTTTCGAGCTTCTGCATCACGCAGTTTCTGCTTCAATCCATCAACTTTATTTCTCAGATCAGATTCAGATTGCAGGGCCGCTGCGCAAGCAGTAAAGAGTTCATTCTTGCACGCTTGAAGATATCTtagttcttctttcttttgctcCAGAGATCGAATGTATGAATCAACCCCTGCCCTAGCTTGGGCTTCTCTTTCTTCCCATTGATGAGCTTTCAAAGAGAAACTATTGAGTGCAGATTTTAGAGCCAAATACTTATTATCAGCAAtagttttcctttcttgcaTCTGCAACAAAACAAGCTTCAGATCCATGACAAATTGTTGTTTTAGTTGAACATCTTGCTGCATGACATGAACATCAGCTGAAAGCCCATCTATCACTTTGGTTGCACTCTCAAGCAATTCAAAATATTGGACAGCCTCTTCTGTAGCAACAACCTTATGCTGCACCTGCTTCAATTTTGTTCTGACCAGATGCAACACTTCTCTCGACAATTCTGTGTATGCAGCATGTACCTCAATGTTCTTCTCGCTTTTCTTCACggaacatcctttttcatccagTTCCATTTGCTTCTCGGGAAACAGCATTTCTTCTTTATTGTGGCATGTgttaagttcatgaaccattcTTTTGAACTCATCCCTTTCCTGCATGGCTTTCTCATACAAACCCATTAGTTTCTCATTCTCTTCATGCATCTCTTGGAGTTGGAGCTCCAGGTTCTCGGCATCTTTAGTACATGAAAAGTTGTCGTGGCTGGAATTTTTATGTTCGGTATAACAGGACAGGCTGTTATCTTGTTCTTCACCAATCTCAGATTGACAAAGACTTCCAGGATGAATGGTGGCACCACCTGCAACAGCATTCTCGTAGAGATCAACCAATCTCTTGTTATCCTCAATAAGAACCTTAAGCTGCGATCGCAAATCCTCATTCTCCTTGGCCAAGGAGATGGCAGTTTCATGAGCTTCTGCTTCTCTTTGACTCGCAGAGGCAATTGCATCAACCATTGTCTTAAGTTCCATCTGAGCATCTGGTAAATCATGTATATCTGAATCTTTTGGGGCAGGTAGTTGCATCACCTGTGTATCTTCATTCATAGGATGAGAGTTTATATTCACTTCCAACTGCTCTACTAGCTCATCCACCCGCCTTCAATTTCGCCATTTCAGCAACAAAAACGTAGATATCAGGGTTTAAATAAAAGGTCAAATACAACAAACAGAATTATCAATTTGTTCAAATCTCTAAATCTGAAAATAGGATAACCAATTTGTACCTTTCCAGCTTTTCTTTCGCTTCGAGgcagaaatttaaattcttccgAAGTGCTTCAATTTCCCTTTGGTTTTGAATCGCCTACATAAGATggtcatatataaaataaaaatgataggATAAGCTAGTTAGAAAAACATCAATAGGGACACACTTCAGAAGACATAAATTGACGCAATGATGTTGCGGTAAGAACCTGCAAACGAAGAAACTCATTTTCTTCATTTCCAGAAGATTCCCAAGATAAGGAGAGATCCTGCATGATTATGGAATTTATTTACAGAACAATGAATAGGACAATAGATTACTCATAAAGAGTAAATTATTTGTGTCCACCAGGAAAAGGCCTGAAAAGACATGTAAGAGAGGCAGACGAGCTTAACAGGTTAAGAGGCCTAGAAGTTTAACCTTCTTTTGAAGGCACACAAAGTCACACTGCACTAATAGAAAGAGTAATATAACTATTAAATGATGATTTTGTTTGCAGATGATATGCAAACCTGAACGACATCTTGATCCTTCTCATGCATAAGTTTCCAGTCCAATGCTTCTAATAACTGCAAATAACACATGCTTGATAAGAAGAAGGTAGAAAGTTGTAAAAAGCAATGAAATAAAGAAAGTAATGCGCATCGTTTTACACCTTGTCTTGCAAAACAGTTATCTGTTCGTTCATCCTTTCTCTCTCACCTTCCTCAACAAATCCCTGCAATCTGAAAGTTCAAACGTACATTATTGACAATGGTACAGAAAATGGCATATTTTCTCATCTTTTTACCTTGCCAATGACAAAGTACAATTTTATGAAAGAGGTCATAAAGTGAACTATTGAGAAAGTAGAAACAAGTTACAAGGACATTGAGTAACTAAAAGAGTGGCAATAATGCATAATAAATCAATTATACGAACCTTCTAAGCTCTTCTTTTAACTGCAAATTTTCCAGAGCAAATCTAGTAACTTCTGGATTACGATCAACCTGGTTACGGAGAAGTTCTATTTCCTTCAGAAGCTCCTCCTTCTCTTGCAAAAGGTGTGCTTCAGCTGATAATTTCCCTGAAGCAACCGACTGCAACCTTCTAATTCCTTCTTCACGGAACCGGAGTctcatttttaaactttttatctCTTCTGTTCTTTGAGCAGCCTAGAGAACAACAGAGCATCATATGACATTGAT includes:
- the LOC109705720 gene encoding kinesin-like protein KIN-12G, with the protein product MEPVRSRVRFQEAAEESEPENFASEKEAGAATSSAPAAAASAAAAGIVPLRFELQEDPSFWKDNNIQVVIRIRPLSSSEVTLQGHNRCVRQENCQTLTWIGHPESRFTFDLVADEHVSQEKLFKVAGVPMVENCVAGYNSCMFAYGQTGSGKTHTMLGDIEGGTRRHSVNCGMTPRVFEYLFSRIQREREARRDEKLRFTCKCSFLEIYNEQILDLLDPTSVNLQIREDARKGVYVENLTEYEVSSARDVMQQLIQGAANRKVAATNMNRASSRSHSVFTCVIESKWELQGISHHRFARINLVDLAGSERQKSSGAEGERLKEATNINKSLSTLGLVIMNLVGVSNKKSFHVPYRDSKLTFLLQDSLGGNSKTIIIANISPSNCCALETLSTLKFAQRAKFIRNNAIVNEDASGDILSMRLQIQQLKKEVNRLQGLVNGSSEKLENDSFSGAPSESPASFKCDGSRGSFSPLTFDKRLSQRKEYEAALVASFKREQDKEATLKAMAAGKQAAEQLAAQRTEEIKSLKMRLRFREEGIRRLQSVASGKLSAEAHLLQEKEELLKEIELLRNQVDRNPEVTRFALENLQLKEELRRLQGFVEEGERERMNEQITVLQDKLLEALDWKLMHEKDQDVVQDLSLSWESSGNEENEFLRLQAIQNQREIEALRKNLNFCLEAKEKLERRVDELVEQLEVNINSHPMNEDTQVMQLPAPKDSDIHDLPDAQMELKTMVDAIASASQREAEAHETAISLAKENEDLRSQLKVLIEDNKRLVDLYENAVAGGATIHPGSLCQSEIGEEQDNSLSCYTEHKNSSHDNFSCTKDAENLELQLQEMHEENEKLMGLYEKAMQERDEFKRMVHELNTCHNKEEMLFPEKQMELDEKGCSVKKSEKNIEVHAAYTELSREVLHLVRTKLKQVQHKVVATEEAVQYFELLESATKVIDGLSADVHVMQQDVQLKQQFVMDLKLVLLQMQERKTIADNKYLALKSALNSFSLKAHQWEEREAQARAGVDSYIRSLEQKKEELRYLQACKNELFTACAAALQSESDLRNKVDGLKQKLRDAEARKKENERVLFAIDNVAAPKSSSLNFVKASELLKSEEERTKLLTEMKQSREQLVTVRKETAGLMSKSEALDAQIGSLEAGIKSSSISLQEAELEYQQVVREMKMFSEMIEDGRAEFGSLFIDFQDCIFQVDLKEEEIRMCEEYVQQGMRSLDELHAKLNLAMRRLNQLCFA
- the LOC109705721 gene encoding E3 ubiquitin-protein ligase SINAT2-like; protein product: MEELPSVSEDSNCKPTSSNEQPGSQSKIGKKPIVLKSGDIDGLLECLVCSNSMFPPIQQCPSGHTLCNSCRNKVNNKCPICRKEIGNIRCLALEKFAVVLHLPCTYHHYGCSEMFPYYNKLQHEAQCIFKPYLCPHPGSNCPFSGDIPALLSHLQETHKVDLQAGCTFNHRYVKQDPCSVDNLAWTLTLFNCFGYYFCLHFEAFLLGREPMYMAFVRFIGEESEARKFSYCLEVGGNGRKLTWQGVPRSIRTHHRAVRDSHDGLVLQRSLALYFSGGDRKELKLRVSGRIWREIGAIKRIN
- the LOC109705706 gene encoding uncharacterized protein LOC109705706; amino-acid sequence: MRARAESIMGGDQGKTATAQRKLLLRGPTALAQRQPDAASASKPLGRRRIAEMAGETAAECAAIWCCCPCGLLNLVVLALVKLPAGLVIRALRRQRRVMRKHSRGGAAALRLLGGPKGKGKGRGRGSTGEGEGKVEGSIGDDEVAVGDLRIHASAGSLLLAYASDALPAKSLSPEEVSQLEKEMWAQFYSAGFWRSLSQREY